GGTTCCCGTTGCCGCTGAGCCAAGCGGGGTTCACGCGGAAAACAATGTTGTTCACCGGCGCATAGACCACATTGTCCCTGTCGTCCAAGACAAACACAAAACCCTGCTTCCCAATGCTGACGCGGTTGATGGAGTCCTGGATGATCTCGTGGCGTACGTCCAGCAGCACGACGCCTCTCGTCTTTCCGGTGGCGGGGTCCACAATGGCCTTCACCAGCGAAAACACGTCGTCGGCGCTGTAGTCCTTGTTTGTGACAATGTTGCGCCCGGTTGTGTTGGAGATCAATACCATTTTTGCCGGTTCCGCGCACGCCGCCCGGTACCAGTTCTCCTCGGTAAACGGATCCCGCGAGATGCGCGACATCCCGGTCCCCACATATCTTTCATCCTCAAAGGCAATCAGGATGCCTGCGATCTCCACCGGGCGGGATTTGGCGAGTTCTTCCAATTCTTTGTCCAGCGTCGTCTGTATGTTCGCCCACCTGGCGTCCCTAGCGGACATGTTAAGCGTCTCATGGCGCAGCGCCACCGCCTCGATGTAATTGACAATTTCTTCGATTCCGCTGATGTATACGTCCAGAGAGTTTCGCACCTGCCCAATCAGCTGGGCGGTGTGATCCATGGTCATGGTACGCGCCTGTGTCAGAAACACGCTGCCGACAACCACCGCGAAAATGATGAAGGGGATGAGGGCCACCAAAATGCAGAACATCATCACCCTGTTGCGAAACTTGATGTTTAAAAAAGCTTTGTTCAATCGTCTCATTTTCAGTCGTCTCATGGCCGGCGTCCCCGTTCTCATCTCACTTGAAATCTTTTGCCTGATGAAAATGCTACATATATGGAAAAAATATCCAGTCTATTATATCATATCCCCTATATTTTTGTCTACCTTTGGCCTCTCTTTTCTCCTTTGATTGTAAAAACAGGCGCTCTTGTCATGGCCGCCGGGTTTTTACCCCGGTTTGCGCCGTTCCGCTCTGAGCGCGATGCCCCGCTGGATGACAATGAAGACGCACAAAAGCGCTGCAATGGTGACTTTGGTCCACCAGGTATTCAAATTCTGGTACGTCACAATGGTCTGGATCACACCCTGGATCAGCGCGCCAAAGGTCGTACCGATCACCGAGCCTACGCCGCCAGACAGCAGCGTCCCCCCGATGACCGCCGACGAAATAGCGTCCATCTCAAGCCCCATATTCTGCAGAGAGTAGCCGGCCAGCGTATAAAAACTGAACACCACACCGGCCAGGGCCGCACAGAACCCCGAGATCGCGTACACCGCAATTTTGATTCTGGCGACAGGCAAACCCATCAGTACGGCGCTCTGCTCGCTGCCCCCGACGGCGTACACGCCGCGGCCGAATCTCGTGAAACGCAGCGTGTAGTATGCGGCCGCGAGGATCACCAGCGCGAAGAACACGTAATAGTACAGCTTCCCCTTGCCTATGCTCACCTTGCCCAAGGCCATGTACTTATAAAATTCGTCGGAGATAGGAATGGAATTTGTGCTGATGACCGCGCAAAAACCGCGCATAAAAAACTGCCCGGCCAGTGTGACGATAAAGGGCTGCAGCTGAAAAGCCTGGATCAGATACCCCATCAGGAGTCCCACGCCGAACCCTATCAGGAGCACGAGCGGGATCACGACCGCCGGCGGCACACCCAGACGCAGCAGATGAGCCGAAAACACACAGGTGAACGCCAGCGTGG
This portion of the Oscillospiraceae bacterium genome encodes:
- the yjfF gene encoding sugar ABC transporter permease YjfF, producing MSGAVQIQKKTGNRNVSLLITTLLFFVLFGAGSLAYDRFFSLSTFLNLFNDNAYLIIVAVGVTFVLLTGGIDISVASTLAFTCVFSAHLLRLGVPPAVVIPLVLLIGFGVGLLMGYLIQAFQLQPFIVTLAGQFFMRGFCAVISTNSIPISDEFYKYMALGKVSIGKGKLYYYVFFALVILAAAYYTLRFTRFGRGVYAVGGSEQSAVLMGLPVARIKIAVYAISGFCAALAGVVFSFYTLAGYSLQNMGLEMDAISSAVIGGTLLSGGVGSVIGTTFGALIQGVIQTIVTYQNLNTWWTKVTIAALLCVFIVIQRGIALRAERRKPG